Within Microbaculum marinisediminis, the genomic segment GGCTTCCCGCCGGAGAAGGCCGGTGCCGTCGAGGTCGCCTCTTCCACCAACGGGCAGCTGACGCCGCCGGTAATGGGCGCGGCCGCCTTCCTGATCGCCGAGTTCACGGGCATCGCCTATACCGACATCATCCGCCACGCCTTTCTGCCGGCGGTCGTCTCCTACATCGCGCTCGTCTACATCGTGCACCTCGAAGCGCTGAAGCTGGAGCTCAAGGGCCTAACCAAGCCGCCGGCGACGCAGACGCTGATGCGCCGGATGATTGGTGTGCTGACCGGCTTTATCGCGATGTGCGTGCTGGCCGCCGCCGTCTACTACGGCCTCGGCTGGATCAAGGTCGCCTTCCCGAACATGACCTTCTATACGGTCATTGTCCTGTTCCTGGTCGCCTATCTTCTGCTGCTCGGGCTTGCCGCGCGCCATCCGGACCTGGAGATGGACGATCCGAATGCGCCCCTGCGGGAACTGCCGCGTGCGGGCGAGGTGGCGGTGACCGGCCTGCACTTCATCCTGCCGATCGTGATCCTGATCTGGTGCATCCTGATCGAGCGGTTCTCGCCGTCCTTGTCGGCCTACTATGCGACGCTGTCGATGATAGTCATCGTCGTCACCCAGCACCCGATCAAGAGCTTGCTGCGCGGTGCCGGCGATATCGGCGGGGCGTTCAAGCAGGGCGTCGAGGATTTCGTCTCCGGCATGATCTCGGGGGCGCGCAACATGATCGCCATCGGCGTCGCGACCGGGGCGGCCGGCATCATCGTCGGCACGATCTCGCTGACCGGCGCGCATCAGGTCGTCGGCGAGTTCGTCGAGTTCCTGTCGGGCGGCAACCTGATGGCGATGCTGCTGCTCGTCGCGGTGATGAGCCTGATCCTCGGCATGGGCCTGCCGACGACGGCGAACTATATCGTCGTATCCTCGCTGATGGCGCCCGTGATCGTCTCGGTGGGCGCGGCGAGCGGACTGCTGGTGCCGCTGATCGCGGTTCACATGTTCGTCTTCTATTTCGGCATCCTCGCCGACGATACGCCGCCGGTGGGGCTCGCCGCCTTTGCCGCCGCGGCGATCTCCGGCGGCGATCCGATCAAGACCGGCTTCCAGGGCTTCGGCTACGACATCCGCACCGCGCTGCTACCGTTCCTGTTCATTTTCAACACCGAACTCCTGCTGATCGACGTGACGGTGTGGAAGGCGGTCTTTGTGTTCTGCATCGCCACGGTCGCCATGCTGCTGTTCGCGGCCGCCACCCAAGGCTACTTCCTGACGCGCAACCGCATTTGGGAAACCGTGGCACTGCTGCTGATCGCCTTCACGCTGTTCCGGCCAGGCTTCTGGCTGGATCTGATGGACCCGCCCTATGAGAACCGCCCGGGCGTCGAGGTGATCGAGATCGCCGGCACCCAGCCCGCCGGTGCCGAGCTGCGCATGACCGTTGCGGGGCCGGATTTCGACAATCCCGACCAGATCGACACGTTGACCATATCCGTCCCGCTCGGCGAGGCAGGCGACGGCGCGGCGCGGCTGGAACAGGCCGGGCTGCTGGTGATGATCGACGGCGATGAGGCGGTTCTGGAAGAGCCGTTTCCGGGTACGGCGTTCTTCGACACCTTCCAGGATTTCGACTTCTACGGCGACACCCTGGTGACGATCTCCAACGTGGAACTGCCGAAGGACCGCATCGCCAAGGAGCTGTTCTACCTGCCGGCGCTGGTTTTGCTCGTTATCGTGGTGCTGGTGCAGCGTCGGCGCCAGACGGTGCCCGCGTTCTGATCGAGAGGGAGGAGAAAGCGATGTTCAAGACGATCCTCGTTCCGATCGATCTGGCCGAGCCGGACAGCTCCGGCCGGGCGCTCAATGCGGCCATCCAGATGGCCAGGGACTATGACGCGACGATGCACGTGGTGACCGTCGTGCCGGACATGGGCATGTCCATCGTCGGCGGCTATTTTCCGGAGGGCTTCGAGCAGAAGGCGCTCGACGAGACCAAGGCGCGGCTGAAGGCGTACCTCGAGGATCTCGTGCCCGGCGACGTGATGGCGAAAGGCCATGTCATGCATGGCGGCATCTACGAGCAGATCCTGCAGATCGCGGATCAGCTCTCGGCGGACCTGATCGTCATGGCCTCGCATCGCCCGGCCATGCGGGACTATCTGCTCGGCCCCAACGCCGCGCGGGTGGTTCGCCATGCCAAGCAGTCGGTGCTGGTGGTGCGCGAGTAGCGCACCTGTCGCTCAGCGGTCCCAGTCGAGCGCCTCGATGCGCGGGTCGGCTGAAAAGGCATCGCGCGCATACTCGATCTTCTGCTGCAGCGAGGCCGAGACGGCCCATGCCCCCGCTGTGCCGAGATGGATCTTCCAGGTGATCTGATCGACTGGCGCGGCGACCGTGAACGCGGTGCAGGCGAGCAGCGCCAGATTGGCTCCGGAGCGGGGATCGCGGACCGATTCATAGCGGATCGCCTCGACGCCGGCGGCGCGCGCCCGGTCCGCGAGGTCCTGGCACGGGCCGTAGTCCGTCGGGTCGGTCCAGCGTGCCCGATGGGCAGCAAGCGGGCCGTCCATCAGGTCCAGCCCGGTCGCCGTCGCGAAATTCGCGGAGAAGGCGGTGAATTCGCCCGGAGTTTGGGGCCAGGGCGTATCCGGCGAATCGGCGAAGAACAGCAGGCGGTGGAAAATCGTCTCGGCAATCGCCGTCTCCTGCTGCTCGGCCGCATAGTAGACGCCTTCGGTCATGCCGGCGCGGCGGAAGCGCGATCCAACCGGATAGGGCGCGCCGTATCGGAAGGGGGAGGCCAGCAGATAGTGCAGGTGGCGGCAGGGCACCGGGATCGCCGGCTTGGTGTCCTCGATCAGGTTTTCGAGGAGTTCCTGTTCCTCAAGCGTGTCGACCAGCTTCATCGTCGAGACGTAGTGCTGCGCCTCGACCAGGCGCCAGCAGGCGCCGCCGAGCGGGCGTGTCTCAGATGACAGCGCGGCGGGCGTCGAGATAGGCGATGACATCGACGAGTCCGGCAATGGTCTGGACACGGGCGAGCGGTGTGCCGCCTAGCGGGACGTTGTCGTTCCTCACCCAGGCGCGCATGGTCTGCGTATCTCCGCCGACGATCGAATCGAGGGAGCGGAACAGTCGGACGAACAGAACCGCGAGTTCGAAGGACTTGTCTGAGGGGGACAGTGTGTAGGCGCCGTGACGCATGCGCGAGACGCTCGCCTCCGAAAGACCGAGGATCCGGGACAGAACCTTGTTGGACACATCCAGCAGGTCCGACGCCTTCAACACCGCCTTGGTGACGACGGCACCGGATTCGACCGGATGAGCCGCCGCGTGGCCGGACTGCAGCATCTCTTCATCGCCTTCTTTCTGTTGAAAGAAAAGAATAGGAAGTTTTCTACAGAAATTCAAGCGAAGCGAGATCCGGTCGGACCGGCAACCCGGTCTAGCGTGCACTGGCACGCGCGGCGACCTGCGATGCGATGGCCTCGGCGAGGGCATCGACATTGCGAACGGTGATGTCGCGCTGCGGGAACGGTATTTCGATGCCGGCCTGCCCGAGGTTCCTGTAGATCTCCAGCAGAAGGTCCGACTTGACGGTCACGACCGTGTTGACGTCGGCCAGGAAGCAGCGGAGTTCGAAGTCGATGGAGCTTTCCCCGAGCCCGACGAACAGAACAACCGGTTCGGGATGCGACATGATCTTGTCGTTGTCGCGCGCCGCTTGCAGCAGGATCTCCTGCGTCTTTTCAATGTCGGCGCCATAGGCGACCCCGACCGGCACAATCAGCCGGCCGGTCTTGGAACTCAGCGTCATGTTCGTGACGGTCCCGGTGATCAGCTCCGAATTGGGCACGATCACCTCGTGCCGGTCAAACGTCTCGATACGCGTCGACCGCACGGCGATCCGGCGCACGATACCGGAGTAACCGGATACCTCGATCCAGTCGCCCTCCTTCACGGGGCGCTCGATCAGCAGAATGATGCCCGAGACGAAATTCGAAACGATCGCCTGCAGACCGAAGCCGATGCCGACCGACAGCGCGCCGGCGACGATTGCCAGATTGGACAGGTCGATCCCGGCCACCGAGATCGCGACAAGGGCCGACAGGGTGACGCCGGTGTAGCCGAGGCCGGTCAGGACCGCCTTGCGCGCGCCGCGATCCATGCGCGTTTTCGGCAGTACGGACGTGTCGAGCACGCGCTGCAGCCATCGCGTGATCGACATGCCGACCAGGAAGACGGCGATGAGTATGAAGACGACCCCGATCGAAATCCGTGTGCCGCCGACCTCGACGCCCTGGACGGACAGGATCCAGATTTCCAGGAGGTCGGCGACGCGCGCCCCCCAGATAAGCGCGAAGATGGGGAGCGCGGCGGCGATGACGACGAAGGCGATTGCAATCGGGACGATCGAATAGATCGGTACGTCTTCGGGGCGCCGGCCCCGCAGGAGGCCGCGGGACAGGCCGGTCAGGAGAAGGTAGATCGCCAGGGCGAACCCGATAGCGCCGAGCGACAGGATTGTCGGAACCATCGCCTGCCGCGCGAACTTCACATATCCGAAGACGACGAAGACGGCTGCCGCCACCGCGGCAAGCTGCATCAGGCGGCCAAGCAGGAAAACGAAATCGACGCCGGGCGCGGTCTCCGCCGTGATCGGACCGTCTGGCGTGTCGGCCGGCGCCTGTCGGGCGGCGATCAGGGTGCGTGCCAGCCGCCAGACGCAGTAGCTCCCGGCGAAGACGACGATGGCGGACAGGATGGCATCGGACGCCGGCGCGAAGTCATAGTCGCGGTTGGCCGCTTCGACCAGGCTTTCGGCAACAAGTACCCCGCCAAGCGCAAGACACAGGTTTGCTGCACGGCGTGCCCGTTTGTCATCCATCGCGACGACGCGGTGCGCCGGGACGGTGGGCGAGAACACCAACTGTCCCAGCCAGTAGCCGACGACCAGAAACACCGGAAAACTGGCGATGACCGCGATGATCGAGCGCGCGGCGAACGGGCTGATGGCGAGGGCCTTGAAGGCGAAAAGGAAGGCGGCGCCGGCGATTGTCGGAAGGACCAGCCGGACCATCAGGGTGGCGAGCCAGAATAGGCGCTCCCTTGTCGGGCTGTCGGCCGCCAGCGCGCGGGCATCCAGCCGCTTCGTCACCCAGGGGTGGACGAGCAGAAGCACGACGAAGGCAATGACGATCAGGCCGATCGCGATCGGCAGGCCCCTGAGGAAGCGTGTCCGGTTCTCCGGTTTCTCCAGATCCGTGCCGATCTGCGTGGAAACGGCACCGACGTAGCCGAACAGTTCCCCGAGTGCTGTGGGCCAGTTGGTCGGGATGAGCGGCGAAGGGCTCCGCTCCATCAGATCGGTGGTGAAACGCGAGCGGATGATTCCGTCGATCTCGCTGACGAGAACATCGGCGCGGTTGTAGGCCTCCCGTGCCGCGAGGGTCGGCGCATTGGCGGTGGCAATGGCTTGGAGCAGCTCCGCGCGCCGCTCGGTCACCGCGGCCGGTTCTTCCGCGTTCTCGCCGGGTGGGTCGGGCAGCGCATCCAACTGCGCCTGGAGCATGCGGACCTCAAGGCTGTCGTCCTTGATAATCTCGAACGCTTCCTCGCGGTCGGCCACGGCTTCGGTCCGAAGCTCATCGAGCGTGGCTTTCGAGATGGTTTCGTCGCGCAGCGCCTGCTCGACGCGCGTCGCGGTCTCTTCCCAGGCCTCAACGCGTTTATTGAAGTCGTCCTGGGATTGGTCCTGCGCGATGGCGCCCGCCGCGAGCGCCAGGGAAACGATCAGCGCGACTGCAAGAGAGAGGCCTCGATACATATCGTTTCCGTCAGTATCCTGCTGCGCCGATGCACACGCGCTGATTGATATGAACAAGAAACTATACGGTACGACGTAATCGGTGTCGGCTAAATACCCGGTGTGAATCCCTTGGGTGCACGGCGCGGGAGGACAGCGTGGCCTACATCTCCAGGCGGTCGTAGAACCAGCGGGCGAGTTTCGACCAGACCTCGTCCTTGCCGGCGGCGTCCTCGCAGCCGTGGTCGACATTCGGATTGTCGTTGATCTCGATGACGAACACCCCGTCGGCGTTCTGCTTTATGTCGACGCCGTACAGGCCGTCGCCGATCAAACGGGCGGCGCGGACGCCGACATCGAGAACCTCCGACGGCACCTCGTCGAAACGGAACGTCCTGGCGGCGCCCTGGATCGCTGACCCGTCGGGCTTGTGCTTGACGATCTGCCAGTGGCTGCGCGCCATCAGGTAGTGGCAGGCGAACAACGGCTCGCCGCCGAGCACACCGATGCGCCAGTCGTAGTCGGTGCGCATGAACTTCTGGGCGATCAGCAGGTCGGTTTCCTTGAACAGTTCCTTGGCGAGATCGCGAAAGGCCTTGGGTGTCTCGACCTTGTGGACGCCTCGGCTGAATGAGCCGTCGGGGATCTTGACGACAAGGGGATACCCGAGCCGCTCCTCCGCCCCGGCGATTTCGTCCTTGTTGGCGACGACGACGGTCGGCGGCACCGGCACGTCGTTCGCCGTCAGAAGCTCCTTCAGATAGACCTTGTTGGTGCAGCGGATCATCGAGATCGGATCGTCGATGACCGGCATGCCCTCCTGCATCGCGCGCCGGGCGAACCGGTACGTGTGATTGTCGATCGAGGTCGTCTCGCGGATCCACAAGGCATCGTATTCGGCGAGCTGGTGGAACTGCTTCCTGGTGATCGGCTCGACGTCGATGTCGTGCTTCTCGGCGATCCTGGCGAAGTGCCGGATCGAGGCCGGGGACGAGGGTGCAAGGGCCTCGTCGGGATCGTACAGCACGGCGAGGCTGTATTTCAGGCTAGGACGCGCCTTCGGCGTGCGCCAGTCGCGCGTGGTGTGATGCTGCAGGGCATCGCGGAACGCGGCGGCCTGCGCCTCGGTCAGTTTGCTCAAGGGGCGCGGACGCATGCGCTTGATCGACAGCCATTGGCCGGGTGCGACCGTCACCTCGATGATCG encodes:
- a CDS encoding MbcA/ParS/Xre antitoxin family protein — encoded protein: MLQSGHAAAHPVESGAVVTKAVLKASDLLDVSNKVLSRILGLSEASVSRMRHGAYTLSPSDKSFELAVLFVRLFRSLDSIVGGDTQTMRAWVRNDNVPLGGTPLARVQTIAGLVDVIAYLDARRAVI
- a CDS encoding TRAP transporter permease; the encoded protein is MAEDIQKREIDVDELVAQVDTGARSVSGAVGRFIAGLAFVWSLFQLYVASNVPFWITETIGVNVVLNNFEVRVVHLAFALALAALAYPLFKSSGRHHIPWYDWLLAILGVYACLYLIVFDEAISARAGLPTTGDLVAATIGMVVLAIAVYRSLGLPLVIVAGVFVCYVFFGDANWLPEAIQWKGASYGKAMWHYWMQTEGVFGVALGVSASMIFLFVLFGSLLEKAGAGNYFIKLAFAMLGHLRGGPAKAAVVASALSGLYSGSSIANVVTTGTFTIPLMKRTGFPPEKAGAVEVASSTNGQLTPPVMGAAAFLIAEFTGIAYTDIIRHAFLPAVVSYIALVYIVHLEALKLELKGLTKPPATQTLMRRMIGVLTGFIAMCVLAAAVYYGLGWIKVAFPNMTFYTVIVLFLVAYLLLLGLAARHPDLEMDDPNAPLRELPRAGEVAVTGLHFILPIVILIWCILIERFSPSLSAYYATLSMIVIVVTQHPIKSLLRGAGDIGGAFKQGVEDFVSGMISGARNMIAIGVATGAAGIIVGTISLTGAHQVVGEFVEFLSGGNLMAMLLLVAVMSLILGMGLPTTANYIVVSSLMAPVIVSVGAASGLLVPLIAVHMFVFYFGILADDTPPVGLAAFAAAAISGGDPIKTGFQGFGYDIRTALLPFLFIFNTELLLIDVTVWKAVFVFCIATVAMLLFAAATQGYFLTRNRIWETVALLLIAFTLFRPGFWLDLMDPPYENRPGVEVIEIAGTQPAGAELRMTVAGPDFDNPDQIDTLTISVPLGEAGDGAARLEQAGLLVMIDGDEAVLEEPFPGTAFFDTFQDFDFYGDTLVTISNVELPKDRIAKELFYLPALVLLVIVVLVQRRRQTVPAF
- a CDS encoding RimK family protein; translation: MRKPLYSGWVILVDSLKDFPNAETPHKVITTRDYLARPQLFDAGRPKVVNLSRSYAYQSRGYFCSLLAEARGHRVMPTVEAMLDLAGRELYGHAIPELEQELNRCARAAKHAPDEEVQFLVSMGRIEDARYERFARLLFDWFRCPIIEVTVAPGQWLSIKRMRPRPLSKLTEAQAAAFRDALQHHTTRDWRTPKARPSLKYSLAVLYDPDEALAPSSPASIRHFARIAEKHDIDVEPITRKQFHQLAEYDALWIRETTSIDNHTYRFARRAMQEGMPVIDDPISMIRCTNKVYLKELLTANDVPVPPTVVVANKDEIAGAEERLGYPLVVKIPDGSFSRGVHKVETPKAFRDLAKELFKETDLLIAQKFMRTDYDWRIGVLGGEPLFACHYLMARSHWQIVKHKPDGSAIQGAARTFRFDEVPSEVLDVGVRAARLIGDGLYGVDIKQNADGVFVIEINDNPNVDHGCEDAAGKDEVWSKLARWFYDRLEM
- a CDS encoding DUF3772 domain-containing protein; this encodes MYRGLSLAVALIVSLALAAGAIAQDQSQDDFNKRVEAWEETATRVEQALRDETISKATLDELRTEAVADREEAFEIIKDDSLEVRMLQAQLDALPDPPGENAEEPAAVTERRAELLQAIATANAPTLAAREAYNRADVLVSEIDGIIRSRFTTDLMERSPSPLIPTNWPTALGELFGYVGAVSTQIGTDLEKPENRTRFLRGLPIAIGLIVIAFVVLLLVHPWVTKRLDARALAADSPTRERLFWLATLMVRLVLPTIAGAAFLFAFKALAISPFAARSIIAVIASFPVFLVVGYWLGQLVFSPTVPAHRVVAMDDKRARRAANLCLALGGVLVAESLVEAANRDYDFAPASDAILSAIVVFAGSYCVWRLARTLIAARQAPADTPDGPITAETAPGVDFVFLLGRLMQLAAVAAAVFVVFGYVKFARQAMVPTILSLGAIGFALAIYLLLTGLSRGLLRGRRPEDVPIYSIVPIAIAFVVIAAALPIFALIWGARVADLLEIWILSVQGVEVGGTRISIGVVFILIAVFLVGMSITRWLQRVLDTSVLPKTRMDRGARKAVLTGLGYTGVTLSALVAISVAGIDLSNLAIVAGALSVGIGFGLQAIVSNFVSGIILLIERPVKEGDWIEVSGYSGIVRRIAVRSTRIETFDRHEVIVPNSELITGTVTNMTLSSKTGRLIVPVGVAYGADIEKTQEILLQAARDNDKIMSHPEPVVLFVGLGESSIDFELRCFLADVNTVVTVKSDLLLEIYRNLGQAGIEIPFPQRDITVRNVDALAEAIASQVAARASAR
- a CDS encoding universal stress protein, whose product is MFKTILVPIDLAEPDSSGRALNAAIQMARDYDATMHVVTVVPDMGMSIVGGYFPEGFEQKALDETKARLKAYLEDLVPGDVMAKGHVMHGGIYEQILQIADQLSADLIVMASHRPAMRDYLLGPNAARVVRHAKQSVLVVRE
- a CDS encoding RES family NAD+ phosphorylase, with the translated sequence MSSPISTPAALSSETRPLGGACWRLVEAQHYVSTMKLVDTLEEQELLENLIEDTKPAIPVPCRHLHYLLASPFRYGAPYPVGSRFRRAGMTEGVYYAAEQQETAIAETIFHRLLFFADSPDTPWPQTPGEFTAFSANFATATGLDLMDGPLAAHRARWTDPTDYGPCQDLADRARAAGVEAIRYESVRDPRSGANLALLACTAFTVAAPVDQITWKIHLGTAGAWAVSASLQQKIEYARDAFSADPRIEALDWDR